ctcacaatcattgtcacaacctcacaatcactctcacaacctcacaatcactctcacaacctcacaatcaatctcacaacctcacaatcgctgtcacaacctcacaatcactctcacaacctcacaatcgctgtcacaacctcacaatcactctcacaacctcacaatcactctcacaacctcacaatcgctgtcacaacctcacaatcactctcacaacctcacaatcaatctcacaacctcacaatcactgtcacaacctcacaatcactgtcacaacctcacaatcactctcacaacctcacaatcactctcacaacctcacaatcgctgtcacaacctcacaatcactctcacaacctcacaatcgctgtcacaacctcacaatcactctcacaacctcacaatcactctcacaacctcacaatcactctcacaacctcacaatcgctgtcacaacctcacaatcgctgtcacaacctcacaatcactctcacaacctcacaatcactctcacaacctcacaatcactctcacaacctcacaatcagtgtcacaacctcacaatcactgtcacaacctcacaatcactctcacaacctcacaatcactctcacaacctcacagtCACTGTCACAACTTCACAATCactgtcacaacctcacaatcactgtcacaacctcacaatcaatctcacaacctcacagtcactctcacaacctcacaatcaatcgcacaacctcacaatcactgttacaacctcacaatcactgtcacaacctcacaatcaatctcataacctcacaatcactctcacaacctcacaatcactctcacaacctcacaatcaatctcacaacctcacaatcactgtcacaacctcacaatcgctgtcacaacctcacaatcgctctcacaacctcacaatcaatctcacaacctcacaatcactctcacaacctcacaatcactctcacaacctcacaatcactctcacaacctcacaatcaatctcacaacctcacaatcactgtcacaacctcacaatcactgtcacaacctcacaatcaatctcacaacctcacaatcactgtcacaacctcacaatcactctcacaacctcacaatcgctgtcacaacctcacaatcgctctcacaacctcacaatcaatctcacaacctcacaatcactgtcacaacctcacaatcactgtcacaacctcacaatcactctcacaacctcacaatcactctcacaacctcacaatcactctcacaacctcacaatcactgtcacaacctcacaatcaatctcacaacctcacaatcactctcacaacctcacaatcgctgtcacaacctcacaatcactctcacaacctcacaatcaatctcacaacctcacaatcactctcacaacctcacaatcactgtcacaacctcacaatcattgtcacaacctcacaatcactctcacaacctcacaatcactgtcacaacctcacaatcaatcTCACAACCTCACGATcaatctcacaacctcacaatcactctcacaacctcacaatcactctcacaacctcacaatcactctcacaacctcacaatcactctcacaacctcacaatcactgtcacaacctcacaatcgctgtcacaacctcacaatcgctGTCACCACCTCACAATCgctgtcacaacctcacaatcaatctcacaacctcacaatcactctcacaacctcacaatcaatctcacaacctcacaatcaatctcataacctcacaatcactctcacaacctcacaatcactctcacaacctcacagtcaatctcacaacctcacaatcactgtcacaacctcacaatcgctgtcacaacctcacaatcgctgtcacaacctcacaatcaacCTCACAACCTCTCACCTTGTTTCTTTAGCATGTTGTATGCTTCCTGAACCTTCGGCTCATCCTTTAACCACTGAGTCCAGCTGTACATAGCCTCAATCACCCTCTGTTTCACCTGCTTTGGGCTCAACACACCCAgatactgcaaacacacacacacacacacacacacacacacacacacacacacacacacacacacacacacacagctaatctgatgatgacattgtgactgctaaAAACATGTGATTAGATATTGGTTGTTTGGAGGGTagttaaactgtgtgtgtgtgtgtgtgtgtgtgtgtgtgtgtttcagtaccTTTGGAGAGAGAACTTTAATGAGTTCATTCAGGAACCTGAACTTCACTACTTCAGTGTGAAAACGTTTCCCACAATTATTCATACACACCTCTAATAACTGcagagaagaaacacacacaaacacaaaaagactCTAAGATGTGTAAGATCAGCAGGTTTACAGTGGGTGTGGTTaagacagaagtgtgtgtgtgtgtgtgtgtgtgtgtgtgtgtgtgtgtgtgtgtgtgtgtgcagtgaatTGTGGGTAATGATGTACAGTGAGAGCCTGAAGAGCTTCCTTCTCCTGAGGAGACTGGATCTTATGAGCCAAGAGCCGTGTTGCAATCTGGggactgtacacacacaaacaaacaaacacaaacaaacacacacacacacacacacacacaaacacacacaaacacacacacacacacacacagacctgttATAAATGTAACATGGGTGTTACATTGTGCGTATTGTGTTACGGTTATGTGcttcatttaaaatttgtgCAGTGCTGAGAGATTCTTATGGTTAAGAAAGTGTATGTTCAAATATcagtaactctgtgtgtgtgtgtgtgtgtgtgtgtgtgtgcgtgtctcacCCATCAGGATGTGCATTAACATGTTGGTAGAACTCCTGAATGCAGTCCCATCTCTCTGACTGGTTCATAGGATCTGTAACTTTATCTAAACAATTACAAAATCACACCAGATTTTTacattacacactcacacacacacacacacacacacacacacacacacacacacacacacacacacacacacacacacacatatctgtacatcagtgttgtataaagtgttAGTAAACAACACTTGAGTAAAAGCACAAGTGTCGTACTAGAAACagacttcagtagaagtgaaagtcaccttttagaatattactgaagtaaaagtcttaaagtatctgatatttactgtacttaagtatcaaaagtcattttctgatatttaatgtacttaagtatttgaagtaaaagtaaaaagtaaaatgtcagtgattttcagtaggtataagatcaggggcagttctagggtttcatctttaggggttttatccctcagtgagaatttaaaacaagaagagttttatattatatattatatgactacacagtaagccaaaagttatggtattattaaatggtaaaagtggacaccaaaatgttctgcatgatgtaatgatgtcagtcttgaatcagatcagttcatgtgtgtgtgtgttcactataaacagtgtgaatgacgtcattaataaactaatattcacaaagaccaaatcaattaatgttatttttatttaatattgatattgcattaatatttagtttgtgctacaactctgtaataagaatagtgacatttcactgcttttggttgccgtctttgtactccgttacattacaacactgctgtacatatgtgtatatgtatatataatgtgtgtgtgtgtgtgtgtgtgtgtgtgtgtgtgtgtatgtgtgtgtatatgtatgtgtatatgtatgtgtgtgtgtatgtgtgtatatgtgtcatACAAGGAATTAACACAAGTCTCAGAACACGTGACCACAGACACAATGCTTCCTgtttttaatatacaatattCGATCGTTATTTAATTTTGATTTGTCCGTGTGATTAAAACTCCTAAAAActcagttcagtgtgtgtgtgtgtgtgtgtgtgtgtgtgtgtgtgtgtgtgtgtgtgtttaattcagtAATAGTTTTGTGCTACATCACTGTCAGGTTCCGTATTTTATTCCACAGCTTAATGACAGTTTATGAAATTTATTTAGGTATATATTTAATTCcgcacatataacacacacacacacatatatacacaaacacacacacacatatatacacaaacacacacacacatatatacacatgcacacacactaacacaccgatgtaaagagaaaataaaaacttactCAGAGAAACAAGCAGACAGTCAACACTCTGCTCTTCCGCCATGTccgagatgtgtgtgtgtgtgtgtgtgtgtgttttattattactattaagtcgcagaaaagaaaatagatatataaatactaATATATAACCGTTTGTGCGCGCGCCTCATGTGACCTGGCTCGAGACCCGCTAAACGCTGAgcacaggccacgccccctctAGTACGCTACAGcagggcacacatacatacacacacacatgcacatacatacagtataatacacacacatatcacacacacacacacatataacacacacacatatataacacacacacacgcacatacatacacacacacacatgcacatacatacagtataatacacacacatcacacacacacacacatatatataacacacacacacgcacatacatacacacatatacacacacacacacacacacacacacacacacccatcaacAACAGTCTGATATTGTAACATTATTTTTacgtttttattttgtacaaaacaaagaacaatgCAGCTTTAATCAGAACAGTACTAAAGAATCTTTAAATAATCGGAGTTGTGGAGTTTCCCCAAATCCTGGGTTCTAGAGTTCTCCAAAACAAACAGTCAGGGTTGTCAGGGTTCTAGAGTCCAGGGTTCTAGAGTTCTCCAGAATAAGTCAGGTTATGcttctaaaatgttttgtagTCGACAGCAAACTTCATCCTGACCGAGAGACACCATGATCTCACCCACACCGGGTccctgctgagagagagagagagagagagagagagaggctttcaTTCACTACATCACTGAAACCTTCacatcaagtgtgtgtgtgtgtgtgtgtgtgtgtatgtgtgtgcgcgtgtgtgtgtgtgtgtgttacctgttgTCCAGTCAGAGCAAGTCTCAGTAGCTTCATTACTGAACTGTATTTGGTTTTCTGTAGTTTTTTGCCGATGACTTTCAGTTCAGCTGTGAGGAACTCGGGAGTGTATTCACCATTACATCCTTTAATtaccctaaaacacacacacacacacacgtatacacacacacacacacacactcactgaagTGTATTCATTAATAAAGTCTCTAACACACAATTAGTAAGTAGGTGGAGTCTTACAACATGATGCGATGGATAATTTCACGTGATTCAGAGCTCATTTCCTCCAGCTGTTGCCACGATACCGAGGGGCGGAGCCACAGGTACGAGTACAGAGGAGAGAGCAGGTCTCTCACTGATGAGATATGAcgctacagacacacacaatacacacagtatcTATAATACACACAGTTATCCAGCAGAGATAAGAGTAGGtttactttgtgtgtgagtgtgtgtgtgactgactacattgtgtgcgtgtgtgtgtgactgactgactacattgtgtgagtgtgtgtgtgtgtgtgagtgtgactgactacattgagtgtgtgtgtgtgtgtgtgtgtgtgtgagtgtgactgactgactacattgtgtgtgagtgtgtgtgtgtgtgtgtgtgtgtgtgtgtgagagactgactacattgtgtatgtgtgtgtgtgtgtgtgtgtgtgtgactgactgactacattgtgtgtgagtgtgtgtgtgtgactgactacattgtgtgtgtgtgtgtgtgtgtgtgtgactgactgactacattgtgtgagtgtgtgtgtgactgactacattgtgtgtgtgtgtgtgtgtgtgactgactgactacattgtgtgagtgtgtgtgtgtgtgtgactgactacattgtgtgtgtgtgtgtgtgtgtgtgtgtgtgactgactacattgtgtgagtgtgtgtgtgactgactacatcgtgtgtgtgtgtgtgtgtgtgtgtgtgtgtgtgtgtgtgtgtgtgactgactacattgtgtgtgtgtgtgtgtgtgactgactacattgtgtgagtgtgtgtgtgactgactacatcgtgtgtgtgtataccttccTCATGTGCAGTACTCTGAGGATGAAATTGTGATCCAGAACTGTCTGTTTCTGTATCTGATCACTGTAAGTGAGAGTGAGGAGATTCTTCACTTCGTCCACCAGGAGGCGACACTGAAGCTCGTCCTCAATACGCTGCTGCAGGTGAAccctaatctcacacacacacacacacacacacacacacacacacacacacacacacacacacacacacacacacacacacacagaccttcttTAAACATAACacctcacactgtgtgtgtgtgtgtgtgtgtgtgtgtgtgtgtgtgtgtgtatgtgtgtgtgtgtgtaggtgtgtgtgtgtgtgtgtgtatgtgtgtgtgtgtatgtgtgtgtgtggttgttccTGACCTGTTAAACTCTGGGAGTTTTTTTAGATCCAGCACAGCTGAGTGTGTCACAATTTTTGAAACATTAAATTCGTTGATCAGCTCCTTCAGATTTCGGCCAACACGAttacctacaacacacacacacacacacacacacacacacacacacacacacacacacacacacacacacacacacacacacatacacacacacacacacacacagctgtctcaCTTCTTGACTCGTTGACTAGAGAGTGAATCACTACTAACTGTATTAGTGGttacactccctccctctctccctccctcactccctccctctctccctccctccctcacacacacttacagtcgAACCCGGAGCCACAGTTAGTGATGAGGTCGAGCAGTGCCTCAGGCAGGGCTCCCTGCTGTCTGAAGTGTGAGATGTAGATGTCACCCTGTCGTTTGGACAGTTTGGTTCCATCTGGGTTCAGTAATAGTGGCAGGTGGGCATAGGTGGGCGGAGCCATATGCAGGGCACGGTACAGCTGCAGGTGTTTACAGGTGGAGGTCAGCCACTCAGCACCACGCAGAACATGGCTTACATGCATGTGTGCATCATCAACCACATTGGCCAGGTGATAGGTAGGGAATCCATCACTCTTCAGGATCACAGGGTCCCCTTCCACCTCCCCCACCGCGTGCCCCGTCCAACCAAACACCAGGTCCTCGAACGGCTCCGCCTCCGGATGTAGACGAAAACGAATAGCGTGGGGTTTCCCCTGAGCCAGGTTCTCCTGCACCAGATCAGCATGAAGATGCCTGCACCTGTTATCATACCTgaaacatgcacgcacacacacacacacacacacacacacacacacacacacacatacacacattacatgATTTGTTTAAgatttagattttagatttaaagtgtttatgtgtcatatgtacagtaaaaaaacaagtttCTCAGTACAATGAAACTCTTTGCTTTTCACAGTGAACACAAGTACAAAATGATAAGATTCAGTaaaaatttaaacacacacaaacagttaaACTATGCAGCAAAAAGcctataaaaatatagaaatatagactTTTATCTGTATGGACAAGTGTAACATTGTTgactttatatatgtatatatatatatataacttctGTGCAAAACAAAGTTACTGTAATGTGCAATACTTTAATCCCACTGTAGATGGCGATAGCAGCAgcagtaacattaacattaatcgAATGCAAcagtatgttaattaaaatgaacagtaAGCAGTGAGATGCAGCTACTCGTGACCCCAAAGCTGCTGCTTCTCTAGTGACGTGAGTTCTCTATCCCTTCCATGTTTTCTGATGCCCACTATCATCTCctttgtcttgtctgtgttgAGGTTGAGGTTATTGCCCTCACACCTCCCTCCTGTAGGCTGCTTCGTCCCACCAGTGATCCATCCGATCACTGCAGAGTCACCAGCACACTTCAGGGTCACGTTGTCCTTGTGAGACGAGACGCAGTCATGTGTAGAGGATGGGACTCAGAACACATCCCTGTGGGGTGCCAATGTTTGTTGTGATGGTGGCTGAGGTTCTATGCCCATTCCTGACAGACTGCGGTCtgccagtcaggaagtccagtgGCAGAGTGAGGGGTGGAGTCCTAGTGCAGACAGTTAGTGAGATTACAGGGGGTGACCATGTTGAAGGTCATCATGATGTAAGTGTCCTTACATTCCagatgagaaagagaaacatgGAGGGCAGCAGCAATGGTATCTGAGGTGGTCCTGATGGACATGTTTGTGTACTACAGGGGGTCCAATGTGTCCGGTGTGCTGCTCTGAATATGGGGCAGGACgactctcacaaacacatgaTGATAGGAGTGAGTGCTGCTGGTCTGTAATCGTACACACACGTCGGGGGGCTCTTCTTGGGAAGTGGGACGATGAAATCATATCATGTGTGTTTGAGGTATAATGAGTAttgtaactggtgtgtgtgtgggtgtgtgggtgtgtgtgtgtgtactaccGTGGTGTCTGTCCTCTGCGCAGTGCTTCCTTCTTGAGCAGCTCTAATCTGTGATTAGTGCAGAAGCAGTAGTAGGCGTGGCCAGATTCTATCAGAGACGCTGCAGCAGCAGAATACACACTCAAACGCTGAGACTGGACATACGGTCCATACACACCTCCTCTAGAGTCACTCTCATCAGGGGGAatacctacacaaacacacacacacacacacacacacacacacacacacacacacacacacacgactaatTACTGATCAGTGACTGATCCTCATCATGTAGGTGATGATGGTGTGATCATGTTATTATTCTTTCTCAAGTTAGTAACAGTGatgtgttgccatggtgatatCGTACCCGCCCACTCGAGTGTATGTTCGATGTCCTGTGCTGCTCCGTGTACGATGCGTGACCGATCCGTGTCCTCCAGCCGCAAGATAAACGTCCCACCGTGCTGCTTCGCAAACAGGAAGTTATAGAGTGCTGTACGCAAACCACCCAGGTGCAgaaaccctaacacacacacacacacacacacacacatacacacacacacacacacaaataaataaaggtttgaAATTGTTACTTGCAACCAGGATTAAAGGACCCTGGGGAATAAATAGAGATGTACATTTTATCAGTAAAGCAGATTTAATAGATGATAAATAACAgcttcattattattcatattatactCGAATCAGAGTGATacagcgtgtgtgagtgtgtgagtatgagtgagtgtgtgtgtgtgagtgtaagagtgtgtgtgagagagtgtgtgagtgtgcgtgtgtatgagtgagtgtgtgtgagtgtgagagagagtgtaagagtgtgtgtgtgtgagtgtgtgtgtgagtatgtgtgtgagtatgagtgagtgtgtgtgtgagtgtaagagtgtgtgtgagagagtgtgtgagtgtgtgtgtgtgtgtgtgagagagagtatgagtgagtgtgtctgtgtgtctgtgtgtgtaagttacCGGTTGGACTGGGGGCGAATCGGACCCGCACCTCTCTCTCAGCGACACACGCACttccgctgtgtgtgtgtgtactgtgtgtgtgtgtattgtgtgtgtgtgtattgtgtgtgtgtgtattgtgtgtgtgtgtactgtgtgtgtgtgtattgtgtgtgtgtgtattgtgtgtgtgtgtactgtgtgtgtgtgtattgtgtgtgtgtgtactgtgtgtgtgtgtattgtgtgtgtgtgtactgtgtgtgtgtgtattgtgagtgtgtgtactgtgtgtgtgtgtattgtgagtgtgtgtagtgtctctgAGCCCTAACACACTCCGGCCATGATTAGTTACTAGCTTGTTATTAtgacagagatgatgatgatgataaagccGCCCCCTGAAGCCGGACATCCCCCCGGTACCGAGCACCGGACCGCCGACACCGAGACACCGGGACATCACCATGTTATAACATAATAACACACATGCAGGGGGTCAGAGACACAG
This genomic window from Tachysurus fulvidraco isolate hzauxx_2018 chromosome 18, HZAU_PFXX_2.0, whole genome shotgun sequence contains:
- the ears2 gene encoding probable glutamate--tRNA ligase, mitochondrial isoform X1, with product MVMSRCLGVGGPVLGTGGMSGFRGRLYHHHHLCHNNKLVTNHGRSVLGLRDTTHTHNTHTHSTHTHNTHTHSTHTHNTHTHSTHTHNTHTHSTHTHNTHTHNTHTHSTHTHNTHTHNTHTHNTHTHSTHTHSGSACVAEREVRVRFAPSPTGFLHLGGLRTALYNFLFAKQHGGTFILRLEDTDRSRIVHGAAQDIEHTLEWAGIPPDESDSRGGVYGPYVQSQRLSVYSAAAASLIESGHAYYCFCTNHRLELLKKEALRRGQTPRYDNRCRHLHADLVQENLAQGKPHAIRFRLHPEAEPFEDLVFGWTGHAVGEVEGDPVILKSDGFPTYHLANVVDDAHMHVSHVLRGAEWLTSTCKHLQLYRALHMAPPTYAHLPLLLNPDGTKLSKRQGDIYISHFRQQGALPEALLDLITNCGSGFDCNRVGRNLKELINEFNVSKIVTHSAVLDLKKLPEFNRVHLQQRIEDELQCRLLVDEVKNLLTLTYSDQIQKQTVLDHNFILRVLHMRKRHISSVRDLLSPLYSYLWLRPSVSWQQLEEMSSESREIIHRIMLVIKGCNGEYTPEFLTAELKVIGKKLQKTKYSSVMKLLRLALTGQQQGPGVGEIMVSLGQDEVCCRLQNILEA
- the ears2 gene encoding probable glutamate--tRNA ligase, mitochondrial isoform X2, coding for MVMSRCLGVGGPVLGTGGMSGFRGRLYHHHHLCHNNKLVTNHGRSVLGLRDTTHTHNTHTHSTHTHNTHTHSTHTHNTHTHSTHTHNTHTHSTHTHNTHTHNTHTHSTHTHNTHTHNTHTHNTHTHSTHTHSGSACVAEREVRVRFAPSPTGFLHLGGLRTALYNFLFAKQHGGTFILRLEDTDRSRIVHGAAQDIEHTLEWAGIPPDESDSRGGVYGPYVQSQRLSVYSAAAASLIESGHAYYCFCTNHRLELLKKEALRRGQTPRYDNRCRHLHADLVQENLAQGKPHAIRFRLHPEAEPFEDLVFGWTGHAVGEVEGDPVILKSDGFPTYHLANVVDDAHMHVSHVLRGAEWLTSTCKHLQLYRALHMAPPTYAHLPLLLNPDGTKLSKRQGDIYISHFRQQGALPEALLDLITNCGSGFDCNRVGRNLKELINEFNVSKIVTHSAVLDLKKLPEFNRVHLQQRIEDELQCRLLVDEVKNLLTLTYSDQIQKQTVLDHNFILRVLHMRKRHISSVRDLLSPLYSYLWLRPSVSWQQLEEMSSESREIIHRIMLVIKGCNGEYTPEFLTAELKVIGKKLQKTKYSSVMKLLRLALTGQQGPGVGEIMVSLGQDEVCCRLQNILEA